Proteins co-encoded in one Gossypium arboreum isolate Shixiya-1 chromosome 11, ASM2569848v2, whole genome shotgun sequence genomic window:
- the LOC108460749 gene encoding protein CHLOROPLAST J-LIKE DOMAIN 1, chloroplastic, producing MALTISNVFHCPKPRISPLNSIPNSSISKLSSSYLRFPRRFSFPKNRIAICAASSAAGSSNPDSDLNPYEVLGVSPIEGFEKVKQVYTRKRKEADKRGDEATAALLEKAYDKLMMAQLMNRKKGVTYGSFKVSKDVKYADKQPIVSWGPRFSKSTVQDTRINMAISAVFTAWIVIKRNAEYKPLQFLAFAFVYRIFEKLKAFEPPVSPTFTEEGEDDGRGLRMGKRLLRSLALVFGCIALSSLAYTGILNLIEYIGSYIPAVLYNNQELIVTTASAVSLYVMASYYR from the exons ATGGCATTGACAATCTCCAATGTTTTTCACTGCCCAAAACCCAGAATTTCACCACTTAATTCTATCCCCAACTCTTCAATCTCAAAGCTATCATCTTCCTATCTCAG GTTTCCCAGGAGATTTTCTTTTCCGAAGAATAGAATCGCGATTTGTGCCGCTTCATCTGCAGCAGGAAGTTCTAATCCGGATAGTGACTTGAACCCGTATGAG GTCCTTGGTGTGAGCCCTATTGAGGgatttgaaaaggtcaagcaagTATATACAAGAAAACGAAAAGAGGCTGATAAGAGAGGCGATGAGGCTACTGCTGCACTT CTCGAGAAAGCATATGACAAACTCATGATGGCACAATTAATGAATCGGAAGAAGGGTGTGACATATGGTTCGTTTAAG GTTTCAAAGGACGTGAAATACGCTGATAAGCAGCCGATTGTATCATGGGGGCCAAG GTTCTCAAAGTCTACTGTTCAAGATACGCGTATCAACATGGCAATTTCTGCTGTATTT ACAGCTTGGATTGTTATCAAGCGCAATGCTGAATATAAACCTTTGCAGTTTTTGGCTTTTGCATTTGTTTATCGCatttttgagaagttgaaagctTTTGAACCACCCGTATCACCAACATTTACA GAAGAAGGGGAAGATGATGGGCGAGGACTGCGAATGGGAAAAAGGCTTCTCCGTTCACTTGCACTAGTTTTCGGTTGTATTGCGTTGTCCTCTCTG GCATACACGGGTATTTTGAACTTGATTGAGTACATTGGCAGTTATATACCTGCTGTTCTCTACAATAACCAG gaactcatagtgacaaCCGCATCAGCAGTTTCGCTATACGTTATGGCATCGTACTATAGGTAA
- the LOC108457701 gene encoding AT-hook motif nuclear-localized protein 14-like produces MELNETQQHYFTSNNSNTVTATPSPANGLLLPNDGGGSHHMVYPHSVPSAVMSAMEPARRKRGRPRKYGTPEQAMAAKKTASLSSKVRREQQQQQQLGLGGGGGGSSKKPQLVALGNAGQGFTPHVVNVVAGEDVGQKLMMFIQQSKREVCILSASGTISNVSLRQPATSGGNIAYEGRFEIVSLSGSYVRNETRGRTGGLSVCLSSGDGQIIGGGVGGPLKAAGPVQVIVGTFTIDNKDISAGAKGVASGSKLPSPVGGTSISNIGFRAAFETSGRNPIVGNDDHQSFGGSHFMMQPRGMHMAAQSTDWRIALDDRTGFELTGKTGHGAHQSPENGDYDQITG; encoded by the exons ATGGAACTGAATGAAACCCAACAACACTACTTCACCAGCAACAACTCCAACACTGTCACCGCCACTCCCTCACCGGCCAATGGGCTTTTGCTACCTAATGACGGGGGAGGGTCCCATCATATGGTGTACCCACACTCTGTGCCTTCGGCGGTGATGTCGGCTATGGAACCGGCGAGAAGGAAGAGAGGGAGGCCTAGGAAGTATGGGACTCCGGAACAGGCTATGGCAGCTAAGAAAACGGCGTCGTTGAGCTCCAAGGTACGGAGAGAACAGCAACAGCAGCAACAATTGGGtcttggtggtggtggtggtgggtcTTCTAAGAAGCCTCAGTTGGTTGCATTAG GCAATGCAGGTCAAGGTTTTACTCCGCATGTTGTTAATGTAGTTGCTGGAGAG GATGTGGGCCAAAAATTAATGATGTTCATTCAACAAAGCAAGCGCGAAGTATGTATTCTGTCTGCATCTGGTACAATCTCGAATGTATCTCTCCGCCAACCAGCGACATCCGGCGGTAACATTGCATATGAG GGTCGGTTTGAGATCGTTTCACTGTCAGGATCTTATGTTCGGAATGAAACCAGAGGGAGGACTGGTGGGCTCAGTGTATGTCTATCAAGTGGAGATGGCCAGATTATTGGTGGTGGGGTTGGTGGACCTCTAAAGGCCGCCGGGCCAGTTCAG GTTATTGTCGGTACGTTTACTATCGACAACAAGGACATTAGTGCCGGTGCAAAAGGTGTAGCCTCTGGCAGCAAGTTGCCATCTCCGGTTGGAGGGACTTCGATATCTAACATTGGATTTCGCGCCGCTTTCGAAACTTCAGGAAGAAACCCGATTGTGGGAAATGATGATCATCAAAGTTTCGGAGGAAGTCATTTCATGATGCAACCACGAGGCATGCATATGGCAGCTCAGTCCACAGATTGGAGAATTGCTCTAGATGACAGAACCGGGTTTGAATTAACAG GAAAAACAGGTCATGGAGCTCATCAATCTCCGGAAAATGGGGACTACGATCAGATCACTGGATAG